The nucleotide window CTGTTtgtccatccgtccatccatccattcattcatccatccatccatccatgtctTCTCTTCCGTCATCCCACTCACCTATCCACCCATGTTATTGTAACTGAGGAACAGTACAAGTTATGCAAAATACAAACAATACAGGCTACCTGATGTTGGACAGTTCACCATACTGTTCACAGTATATGACTTTGACCAGAAAGGAATCCGAACTATCTAACATGCTAAAAagtatgttttattttaagcTCGCCAGTATCCCATGCCAGAGAGCAAGATCCAGAACTACATGTACCAGCTTTGCAAGTCTCTCCACCACCTGCACAGGTATGCTCTGGAGTTATTCTGCAAGCACAGTCTAGTAGTCCTAGTAAATTATTGTTTATAACACTTAGAAAGATGAGAAAACAGCCATGGTGGACAAAACACAacctttcttcactttgtcaGCAACGGGATCTTTCACAGGGATGTCAAACCTGAAAACATTTTGATCAAGGTGAGACAGCCAGTCCACTCCACAACACTTCACATCTCAACATCATTTAATACAGATGCAGTATTAGAACCAAATACCCCAACAGCATAACACTCTGAAGCTGGGAGACTTTGGCTCCTGTAATAGTCTCTACGCAGGACCTCCCTACACCGAGTACATCTCCACCCGGTGGTACCGCGCACCGGAGTGTCTGCTTACTGACGGACATTACTCACACAAGATGGACTTGTGGAGCGCTGGCTGCGTCTTCTATGAGATCCTCACGTAGGAATACATTACACTGGGCATCAGAACAAGCGGTCACCCTATAGGAAACGTGAACTATTGAAATGTTATGGTGAAACAAAATGTCTCGTTAGAATATGCTGTTATTTCTAGTTTCATTTTTCTTCTCCAGGTTTTCACCCCTTGTCATGACTTCCTGTCCGCTCCAGGTTTAGACCTCTCTTTCCTGGATCCAGTGAGCTTGACCAGGTGTCAAAGATCCATGATGTCCTGGGAACACCCAAACCCGCTGTTCTTAGGAAGTTCAAGCCGTGAGTAAAGGGCTTCTACCACTTTGACATCCATAGTTGATCAGCCAGTTCTTCTTCCAAAACCAGTCATAGTAAAATAAAAATTACAATCAAGCTGATTGCAGAAATCTGTAAATCAAGCTGATTGCTGTCAATAGGCAATTCTAATGCTACTTTCTACCCTAtatccattcatttgaaaccacAGTTTGAAAGTAGACTCATTCCCGTCAGATATCGTAAGGTGGCCTTCAACTTTACAAAGAGGAAAGGCAGAGGTCTGTCTGCTCTGATCCCTCAGTGCTCTGAGACGAGCATGTCCTTGCTGCGCCGCATGCTGCAGTACGACCCAGAGGAGCGCATCAGCTCCAGAGCTGCACTGCAGCATCTCTGGTTCCGAGAACAGCGGTGAGTCTCTGGGACACCAACCCACTCTGCCAGTCTAGCCTGACTGAACACAATGATTGTATTGTTGACTGTCCCAACCGTTTGCAGACAAAACCGTGACTGTACGTGTGTGGGTATGTTGATTTTTctggcaggctggaggagaggatagccACTAGCCTGACCCGAAAAACCAGCATGGAtctagagagaggacagagaagcaCCCACACTCCCAGCGCTGGAGACAACCAGAAACACAGGACGCGACAggtccttacacacacatacacagaatttTGGAACACCGATCAACTAGAGTGCCAAGCCAATATGGCCGGCCAACATTCCAACTGCAAAAGTAATCAACTCCACCTATCACAGCCTGTTTGATCGTGTCTCCTTTCCAGGCCTGTCAGGCAGTGAAACTGCCCAGGCTGAACCAAGCCACCCAGCCTTCCCCCAGGGCTTGCCCCGACTCCCTGCCCTTCTGCTCAGCCAGGGGCAACCAAGAACGCCTTCCACCCATCACCAACAGGATCAATCGCTCCACTTGCCAGAAGGTAAGGATTCTAAAACTTTCAAATACATAGAAAAGGGAATTGAGAAGTTCTATGAGTTATTTAAGTTGTAAGGTAAGGATTCAAAAACTTTCAAATACATAGAAAAGTGGATTGAGAAGTTCTATGAGTTATGTAAGTTGTATAAATACTGTAAGATCAACCTTGGGGCTTACCATGGGCAGTCAGGTTATTCATGTCCATACTACTGTATGTATCAGTGACCTGTCAATCTGAACTGAGTGGTGATGTCCTACTGAACTCCACTCATGGCTGTTCTGGTGTTCCTGCAGCCCAGAGAAGAGGTTCCACTGCAGGCTAAGGAGAGAACCATCTTTCCCCCTCTGGGCAACACCAACAGGAAGGAGTCACGAAGCCCTCACACATAATATGTTAATCTTAGCTTCTCTCATACCACGTGCCAAGTTATTAAAACTAGATTCAACATTACACAAAGTGAATAATTTCACAGCATGCTTGTGGACAATTCTGTGCATAATCCTCATAACTTAACCCAAgctttttgaaaaaaaaaaaatggcccTAATGTTACTAGTTCCCTATGCGCAAGAAAGAGGCCAGATACAGGTGGTCTGTCAAAGCTGTTTAATAGATATAACATGGAGGAAAAAGCTCCCACTGTTAGaatcctcacacccctcctctgtgGGTGCTCTGAGTACTTGCTGGATCCAAGCACCCTTACCATCAAGTACTGACGTTTTATCAACACAGTGTCAGTCAGTTCACACAATGACGACATCAGTCCCCATCATCGTTCCTCATAGCACCCATGACCTCCACCCCCATGACGCAACACCGGACCAGTCTGGTTGGTTATGTAGGTGAGTGAGTTATTCACACATGTCAATGCACTGGTGCTAATGGGTGAAGGGACTATGTCAGTCTTAGTCTTCTGTGGTTTACCTGAGCTCTGAGTGATGGCTGAGTTAGACGGCTGCACTTCGGCCTTCCTGCCTACCTGGAGGACCCTGCAGCCACAGGCTAGCTAGCGCTCAGCACTACCTATTAGTTAAGAGGATTTCATAGACATCTCCTATACCAAATGTTTCATTAAGAAAAATACACCTGAATTTTCTTTATGTACAACAGAAAAGAAACATTAACCTGCATATTCAAGATTCATTTTAATATTATTATGTATATATTTTCTGCATTAGAAATATCACTATTTTCTGAAATGAGGAACTTCCAACTAGAAATAATGATCATTTCAACCATAAATCATTGAAGTACAATATTTACATATATAATACAGAGCCCATTTTAATCTGAAACaatattaaaataaatgttCAATAGATACAAAGGTTTTTATTCTATTTATATTCCAACCTTGTCAGGGAGTCCTTGCACACTCCAAAATTGTAAAGCC belongs to Osmerus mordax isolate fOsmMor3 chromosome 8, fOsmMor3.pri, whole genome shotgun sequence and includes:
- the LOC136947558 gene encoding MAPK/MAK/MRK overlapping kinase-like; protein product: MSCFFCSVIEYRTIKKIGEGTYAVVVKAKSLEDGKCYACKTLKHTLRSWNHVYNLREVQALRRLGSHPNLLQLHDILFDLDTGSVSLVFELMEMNIFELIKARQYPMPESKIQNYMYQLCKSLHHLHSNGIFHRDVKPENILIKHNTLKLGDFGSCNSLYAGPPYTEYISTRWYRAPECLLTDGHYSHKMDLWSAGCVFYEILTFRPLFPGSSELDQVSKIHDVLGTPKPAVLRKFKPYRKVAFNFTKRKGRGLSALIPQCSETSMSLLRRMLQYDPEERISSRAALQHLWFREQRLEERIATSLTRKTSMDLERGQRSTHTPSAGDNQKHRTRQACQAVKLPRLNQATQPSPRACPDSLPFCSARGNQERLPPITNRINRSTCQKPREEVPLQAKERTIFPPLGNTNRKESRSPHT